The nucleotide window CTTGAATTCAAACAATTTCTATGTTCTTCCCTGGATTTATTTGGTATTAGAATCCCTTCCTCTCCTTGTATGATTAATCTTCTCTAAAAAACTTATGTGTATTGTCTATGTTTATCAATTCAAACCTTCTATAAGCAGGATATATTAATATGatgggtgggggggggggtagCAAGACTCAAAAGAAGTGGTGGAAGCTAATACCATCATGCACATGGTGGTCAGtgtggaaggaaagaaatgggAGATGTTTTGAAGATAGATCTAATTCCATTCACAAAGTAAAATGGAATTGTTTGGTATCTttacttttttggtgtaaacaactCTTCATAGAAGATGTAGATCAAATTATAGAATTAATAGGGAGCTTGTAATTTCGCTTAGGGCTGTAAATTTTGAAGGTGGCCAGCAtgtccttaatgctgaagaatacaactttaccaatgttcaaaaaaaaaagatatattaatATGATTACCAGTCCATGTTAGGAAAAACTCAGAACCATTCCTTGATTGGAAGTAATTGCAAGtaaagggaagaagaagagagcaTCTTTACTGCTGAAATGAATACCTTGTATTTGTCCATTGTTATCAAAATTGTGAATGGTTTCATTGTCTTGAAAATCCTCAATTAATTTGAGTGAGAAATACAGTCCTCATCTGTGGTTGGTCGTATCTTGGTGGACTGTATAAGAACCTTGTTAGTAAAAATGACATGAAGGGTTGAAAGAGGTAAAGGAGACAAAGTGTAATCTGGCCAGAAGAACTTCTAGTTGGCCTTCTCACTTAGCAAAATGATTCTTATcaaattgtgtttttttttcttaaggaCGGACTACCCCTATTTCCCCCTCTTACCTAACCAAGGGTATAGTTATTCTTCGTGTAACGAAATGACTCAAGAAGCTAGATGTTGCAATTGTTTAAAAGACATAGCCTgatctatcggaaacaacctctctacctcaccTATGGGCACTGAAGTAGAGGTAAGGTCTGCAAACACTCTACCCTCTCCATACCCCACTTTGTGATactacattgggtatgttgttgtttatcTAATGGAGCTTCTACTGTAACGAAAGCTCCCATATTTTGTAATTCTTTGATACAGAAAGATATAATGCCAGAGAATGCAAGAAAAAGCTTTTATGGTTAAAGCAAATGTTGTTGCCTGGTCATTTGCTTGGTTTTGATCTAGCTGTTTATTACAAGTTTTAAACTGTAGGAAACCTAATGTGATTATGCCTCCATTACCTGTTAAATGTTACTCTTGAAACAAATGAAGAGGTCCATTCTACTATTAATCAAAGTCCGGAAGGACCTAGTTGTCTTCATCCTGAGCAACTGGTTTTCCAAATTAGGGAGTAACAGGCATCTTCCAGGTTCACTGAGGTCAAACATGAATCTGGAAGACCAGTCTAGTGCATTCTATCTTTAAGAGATGCCATGAGTCTAGTCTTTTGAAATAATCCAACAACGATTCACCTTGCCGTACTCCATTGAATAACACCTCTGTTCTTGTTGCTATTGGCGCTGCTACAATTTTTGGTAATTGtagaatttatgttgtattaaaATCTTTGTTGCTCAATTTTGATGTGTCTAGGTTGAGGGAAGGACCGTCAAGGCTCAGATCTGGGACACAGCTGGACAGGAGAGATACAGAGCCATTACAAGTGCTTACTATAGGGGTGCTCTTGGGGCTCTTCTGGTATATGATGTGACAAAACCCACTACCTTTGAGAATGTTAGTCGGTGGTTGAAGGAACTGAGGGACCATGCAGATTCAAACATTGTGATTATGCTCATTGGAAACAAAACCGATCTGAAGCATCTCAGAGCAGTTGCTACTGAGGATGCTCAAAGCTTTGCTGAAAAAGAGGGCCTTTCTTTCATTGAAACATCTGCATTGGAGGCAACAAATGTAGAGAAGTCTTTCCAGACAATTCTTTCAGAAATCTATCGGATAATCAGTAAGAAGCCACTTTCTTCAGAGGAGCCAGCAACTGCTAACATCAAAGAAGGGAAGACTCTTGTTGTCGGGGCAGAGGAGCCTGCCCCCAAGAAGGCATGTTGCTCTGCATAGTAATGGTCATTAGAATTTTAAGCCTCTAAATTGTTCTTTTTGTTAGTGATAATTAGTACtgtttttttctcttatatttttGGTATAATGTCATACCCGTTTTCATCAGTAGGAAGGTTCATGTGCAATACATGTTAAAATCTTGCTATAGTATGACTCATTAAGAATGAGATCAATTATTTCAATTGTGAAGTGTTATTTCAAATGGCATTAGCAATTATTCCCTTTCGTAAAAATTTGCTCGTCTTAGTCTAACTctacacaaaatttaagaaaaaaaagagtactCTCGAgtcttttaactaaaaatatgtTTGACTACCCAAATGCCCATACAGCAATTTCCCTTCAGATGTAAGAATTCTTTGGAGGTGAATGGTGATAATTAGTTGGTTACACAGAAGTGTTGGCTGACAATCACCACTTAAAAACGGTAAGAATGCCAAGTTTAATTTCACACCACAAGAcgattttctttgaaaaaaaaaaactctaaactCGTGATATATGTGATGCATGGATCGAATTGAGTTAGGGCTGGAGTACCTAGTATTCTGTTCTAGTCTAATACTCCACTATTTTAATCTATTCTAGCGATAATGTTATACAAgcatattttaatttcatctcATCTCTAGTAGCTTGTTAACTAATTCTCATCAAGTTATTCATTCGAGATCCTAATTGCATCAAACAGTAGTTGTTACATGCACCTGAAGCAAAGTTGGAAATGTATTTCCACTGACGGGAAGATACACAGGAGTCGAGACATTCTAGCTCTAGTAAACATATGTTTTAGTTACAATCTGTTCGACATTTTGCAATTGGAACAGAGGGATACAGCAATGCAACATCAGCAGTTAACCACAACAGTTGCCCTTCTGCTCAATTGGTTGTCCCTTGATTTGAACAGTGCTACCTGTCCTCTTGGCTCCAGCTGGTTGGTTACCCATTCTGCAAAACAAAATTTCGGTTTAGCTCTTGGATGAAACTATGTGAAGACTTAACTAAAAACTGCTAAGAAATGTGGTTCAGGGCGGAAGAGAACTTTTACTTGTTACCAACATTGTTCACCTCAGTTTAATCCATTCATATATAGTAAGTTAGTAACTAGTTCATAGAAAAAATAGCAGCAGCAGTCTGGCCATATGACATAGCTATATATATCGACAATTTCATACCCCCTAATGCAACTATTCAGGTAAACTACAAACATGTTGAAATGTATCAGTGTTCACTGTTCAGTATTCACTACCCAAATCAGAAATAGAATCAACAAATTATGGGGGGAATGATGTGACTACACATTTTACAGAAATAAACGTGGAAGGAAATATTAGCCCACTTACTTTTTCTTGATCTCTCCAGCCATCGTTAAGAAAGCCTGCTCCACGTTGATGGAGTCTTTTGCACTCGTCTCAAGGAAAGGGATACCTAGTTCATCTGCCAGAGCCTGAATAAATTTGAAGTGATGTTACAAATGCATAATTGCTTTAACTGGGAATATGGCATAACTGATAATTAACTCATATAGCTAAGAATTTCATCCATGTGGTCGAGAGTTTCAATATTTGTTAGAATGATTTGAAGACTATTAGAATCGCATGTTTCACTATGTCACTGTCTCAGACTCACAGCGACAGCTAACAATGAGCTAGATTGTAGCAGCTTAAGTATGTCCTCTTCAATTTTCCACTGAGAGACACAAAACTACAGACAGTGGTCGCATAAAGTACTCCAAACATAAGCCTACTACAAAGAAAATGTAGCATAAGTGAATTtacaattttttactttttcaatcTGATCACTTTTTTTCAAAGATTTGTCCAACATCTTCATTGAGAAGAATGTAAACAGCAAAGTAGGTAGTACCTTTTTCAATCCAAAAGACACTATAGTCTAGAATTTAGATGTTTATAAGGAAACCAAAATCCCTACTTGAGCATAGTAAAGAATTAACACGTTTGTGGCACATCGCTTGAGTTCAAGGAGGGaattaaatgaaaagaataTGAGAGAATTGTTAGAAACctgtttctttttaaaataaaaaaatgagatgATTATCAGCATTCGTCAGCAAGCTGAGTTCAACGGTGTAATAGTACCACTAAACTAGGCTTGAACAGTACAAATGCATATGAAACATAATGTTTTCTGTTAAAGAGGCAACACAAAATACCTTTCCCATCTGTGTGTCCACGACCTTGTTTTCAACCAAATCGCATTTGTTTCCCACCAGAAGCTTGCAAACACTCTCATTTGCATATCTGTCTATTTCATTCAGCCATTGCTTGACATTGTTGAAGCTCTCCATTTCAGTTACATCATAAACAATCTACCATAATATAACCACAAATAAGAACACTTCAAGAACAAAAGAAGCCACATGACCATTTTTCTTTAACCAGTATGTTTAATAGACCATAACATTAGGCTAGAAGAtacaagaaaagaaagcaaaaaagTTTTACAGCTAGGGGTGCCATGAATCTCAAATCTATCTGCTCGCAAGAAATCAATGGCACACTTATCTGAGGATTGCATGTATTGCAGAAAGGAATGGCATGCAAACtaagaaaaaatttaatattgtaCAAACCACACCATTTCCTCCAAACCCCTGAAAACAGAAGATACATGGTTAACATCTTTTATACCTCAATTTTAACATCCTCTGCTTTTCGAAAACAAAAATGGGACAAAGTACAATTTATCACTCATCCTCCATCTTACTTTATATGACACTCTTTTCATGTTGGCCCATCACAAGAAGTTTGAAGCCTTTATAATTGAGAAACtaacttttcttcttttccaattCTACTCTCTTCAAAAATTCCATCATATATTTGGAAGTGACTAAGAACTTGCGAGTCCCGCGACGCATGCCATAACAAGAAGTGAGAGAATgggaaattaaaaaattgcCAGGATAAAGGAgaacccaaatatatatatataaaataaataaaaaataaacaaagaaacaTACAATGGATTCAGAGGGACAAAAATTTGCAAGTAATATTTGGTTTTCTGGTGTTAATCTTCTCACAGTTATATAAGTCTGGGAAGGTCAAACTCCGTGACATAATATGGGTGGTAGGAGcaatatcaatatcaatatcaatatTAACTAGGAAAGAAAGAGTAAATGTCAATCAATTACATCTCGGAGCCAACATAAACTATCAGTTACCTTCAGTAAACTTGAAACCAAACTAGCTGTGGTTCAGAATTGACATAACAGGGATCATAGAGTGGGTGATTGACTATCCTAaccttataaatatataattagagAAGATATGACAACGCAGGTCGtattttcaaaagattcaaaatctGAGGTATTATGGATGCAAAAAAAAGTATCATAAGCAATACACAAATAGCAAAAAGCTGCAGACTAAATGAGATGCGCTAGGGAGGTGATGAATTCATATTTAAACTATTGTTCTAATATTTATGGCAAGGGAAAGTTCTCATCAATGTATGTAATATCTCACAATAATCCCATGTGCTCCCCTATAGTAACTGCTTGTTATTGTCCGGAAACGTTCCTGGCCAGCAGTATCCCACTGCAATAAAAGAAGGCAGTGTGGCATTATAATATGTAAATTAGGACAGATAAGCAACAAAGAAGTAGTTGATCAATTTAGTCAGTATGCTTTTTAGCAAATGCCAGCTTCCCACACTGATATCACTAAAAGAGGTGAAGTGGATATATGATTGTGCTAAATCAAAACATTGATTCTCTACCTAAcattcaatattttagttttagcACACAGTACCAATTAATCAAAAATTGGTAACTGCAGATTTTATTGCACTAGCCTGAAGCTGACCAACACGCTAACCATGCAGAAAGAAACACAGCATCAAAGAATAGCAAAATAATACAACTCAATTTATTGAATAACATCAATTATATCTCTGACATCCATGTAAAGATACAAAAGAACACAATGTAGCAGCAGACTATACCCTACCAAATTCTGCAACCTGgaaaaggcaaaagagaaagaCTAATCAATCAGTTTTCCCTTTTCTCCACCAGAATGACATCCTTTTTCCCTTCACTTTTTGCCTCACATCCAATTTGATCACCCCTTCTTTTACCCATATcttctctaaattttgattcaaaaaaagagaaaaaaatctcATATACATACTtgttaacaagaaaagaatcgAAGCATTACTTTCTTATCAAAACAGACACAGATCTAATAAATCTAGCACATGGCATGGGATTTTTGGGCATTGCTTGGGTCAAGCTAGG belongs to Solanum stenotomum isolate F172 chromosome 1, ASM1918654v1, whole genome shotgun sequence and includes:
- the LOC125844409 gene encoding ras-related protein RABA2a, with the protein product MARRAEEEYDYLFKVVLIGDSGVGKSNLLSRFTRNEFLLESKSTIGVEFATRTLQVEGRTVKAQIWDTAGQERYRAITSAYYRGALGALLVYDVTKPTTFENVSRWLKELRDHADSNIVIMLIGNKTDLKHLRAVATEDAQSFAEKEGLSFIETSALEATNVEKSFQTILSEIYRIISKKPLSSEEPATANIKEGKTLVVGAEEPAPKKACCSA
- the LOC125844430 gene encoding ras-related protein RABD1, which codes for MSNEYDYLFKLLLIGDSSVGKSCLLLRFADDSYVDSYISTIGVDFKIRTVEQDGKTIKLQIWDTAGQERFRTITSSYYRGAHGIIIVYDVTEMESFNNVKQWLNEIDRYANESVCKLLVGNKCDLVENKVVDTQMGKALADELGIPFLETSAKDSINVEQAFLTMAGEIKKKMGNQPAGAKRTGSTVQIKGQPIEQKGNCCG